One Desulfomicrobium escambiense DSM 10707 DNA segment encodes these proteins:
- a CDS encoding carboxymuconolactone decarboxylase family protein: MSEGKPKHYRKLQEMYPDLIGAAETLGRTAQEAGPLGEKEMQLVQLGASVALRSEGAVRSHARRALQAGATAAEVRHAVIILTSTIGFPTVAAALDWLEKVLE, from the coding sequence ATGAGCGAAGGAAAGCCGAAACATTATCGGAAATTGCAGGAGATGTACCCGGATCTGATCGGCGCCGCCGAAACCCTGGGCAGGACGGCCCAGGAGGCGGGGCCGCTGGGCGAGAAGGAGATGCAGCTGGTCCAGCTCGGGGCGTCCGTGGCCCTGCGGTCCGAGGGCGCCGTGCGTAGCCATGCTCGCCGGGCCTTGCAGGCCGGGGCGACGGCCGCGGAGGTGCGGCACGCGGTCATCATCTTGACCAGCACCATCGGATTCCCTACCGTCGCGGCGGCCCTGGACTGGCTGGAAAAGGTCCTCGAATAG
- a CDS encoding Rid family detoxifying hydrolase produces MQKMEFIATDKAPAAVGPYSQAVRTAGFVYVSGQLGLVPATGAFAGPDFEAQARQSLANVGAILAAAGCGVTDVVSVDVFVTDLSNFKLFNAIYDEFMAGHRPARAAVQVSALPLGGVVEVKCVAVARP; encoded by the coding sequence ATGCAGAAAATGGAATTCATCGCCACGGACAAGGCTCCGGCCGCCGTGGGTCCCTACTCCCAGGCCGTGCGCACCGCGGGATTCGTCTACGTCAGCGGCCAACTGGGCCTCGTGCCCGCCACGGGCGCCTTCGCCGGCCCGGATTTCGAGGCCCAGGCCCGTCAGTCCCTGGCAAACGTGGGCGCCATCCTGGCCGCTGCCGGGTGCGGCGTGACCGACGTCGTCAGCGTGGACGTGTTCGTCACGGACCTGTCCAACTTCAAACTCTTCAACGCCATCTACGACGAATTCATGGCCGGACACAGGCCGGCCCGCGCCGCCGTGCAGGTCTCGGCCCTGCCCCTTGGCGGAGTGGTCGAAGTGAAGTGCGTGGCCGTGGCCCGGCCCTAA
- a CDS encoding TIGR00730 family Rossman fold protein codes for MVNKRTRRFGVFPSANEDAQAAQRHKGTPQCTSDSYRLAFQDQEFLLRQELRPVRLQLELLKPELTLQEHQIESTIVVFGSARILDPEQASIRLEKVMDGLKKNPDDLVLQQELVRARTAMTNSRYYSEARKLGRLIAESMDRHGHVVVTGGGGGIMGAANQGAHDVDAISIGMNIVLPFEQEPNPYITPELSFQFHYFAIRKMHLLMRAKAMVAFPGGFGTMDELFETLTLIQTRKVKPIPVLLFGRRFWQKVINFEALVEEGTINEEDLKIFRYVSTAEEAWEIISASNGPTTDGKY; via the coding sequence ATGGTCAACAAGCGAACCCGCCGTTTCGGCGTTTTCCCCTCGGCCAACGAGGACGCCCAGGCCGCCCAGCGGCACAAGGGCACGCCCCAGTGCACCTCCGACTCCTACCGTCTGGCCTTCCAGGATCAGGAGTTTCTGCTGCGTCAGGAACTGCGGCCCGTGCGCCTGCAGCTGGAACTGCTCAAGCCCGAACTGACCCTGCAGGAGCACCAGATCGAGTCGACCATCGTCGTCTTCGGCAGCGCCCGCATTCTCGACCCCGAGCAGGCCAGCATCCGGCTGGAGAAGGTCATGGACGGGCTGAAGAAGAACCCCGACGACCTCGTGCTGCAGCAGGAACTCGTCCGGGCCCGCACGGCCATGACCAACAGCCGGTACTACTCCGAGGCCCGCAAGCTCGGACGGCTCATCGCCGAGAGCATGGACAGGCACGGGCACGTGGTCGTGACCGGCGGGGGCGGCGGCATCATGGGTGCGGCCAACCAGGGCGCCCACGACGTGGACGCCATCAGCATCGGCATGAACATCGTCCTGCCCTTCGAGCAGGAGCCCAACCCCTACATCACCCCGGAGCTGAGCTTCCAGTTCCACTACTTCGCCATCCGCAAGATGCACCTCTTGATGCGGGCCAAGGCCATGGTGGCCTTCCCTGGCGGCTTCGGGACCATGGACGAGCTCTTCGAGACCCTGACCCTCATCCAGACGCGCAAGGTCAAGCCCATCCCGGTCCTGCTCTTCGGCCGGCGATTCTGGCAGAAGGTCATCAATTTCGAGGCGCTGGTGGAGGAGGGCACCATCAACGAGGAGGATCTGAAGATCTTCCGCTACGTCAGCACGGCCGAGGAGGCCTGGGAGATCATCTCGGCCAGCAACGGGCCGACCACGGACGGCAAGTACTAG
- a CDS encoding ABC-type transport auxiliary lipoprotein family protein, which translates to MHIRLIALAILVLALTGCGAARTAAPDTRYYTLEYDPPAVSGERTQAVVSVSRFGVAPEYNTAKIIYRDLSFGRQEYHYHQWRSAPQILAADYLRRDLQASGLFLAVTGPGSALPATHRIEGMVEEWLEVDGQDRWLATAELTVTLLDLRAASAPDMVLFQRTYRGSEPSAKKNPGSVVEAMSRVMRTLSGRIISDVRGAVGN; encoded by the coding sequence ATGCACATCCGCCTGATCGCCCTCGCCATCCTCGTCCTGGCCCTGACGGGCTGCGGCGCGGCCCGCACCGCAGCGCCCGACACCCGCTACTACACCCTGGAGTACGACCCCCCGGCGGTGTCCGGGGAACGGACGCAGGCCGTCGTCAGCGTGAGCCGCTTCGGCGTGGCCCCGGAGTACAACACGGCCAAGATCATCTACCGCGACCTGTCCTTCGGCCGGCAGGAATACCATTACCACCAGTGGCGCAGTGCGCCCCAGATCCTGGCCGCCGACTACCTGCGCCGCGACCTGCAGGCCAGCGGCCTGTTCCTGGCCGTGACCGGGCCGGGTTCGGCCCTGCCGGCAACCCACCGCATCGAGGGCATGGTCGAAGAATGGCTGGAGGTGGACGGCCAGGACCGCTGGCTGGCCACGGCCGAACTGACCGTCACCCTGCTGGACCTGCGGGCCGCCTCCGCGCCCGACATGGTCCTGTTCCAGCGCACCTACCGCGGGTCCGAGCCCAGCGCCAAAAAAAATCCCGGCTCGGTGGTCGAAGCCATGAGCCGGGTCATGCGCACGCTCTCGGGACGGATCATCTCCGACGTGCGCGGGGCGGTGGGGAACTGA
- a CDS encoding MlaD family protein — MASARVNFSVGLFMTAGLGLATLAIIWLGMTSFLRKGELYVTYFDESVQGLNVDSPVKYRGVPVGRVQAIRIAPDYHLIEVVIQVDDDHAGDEKRFAGSVAAISNVGITGAMFVEIDKRTPLDGPTPALDFTPEHPVIASKPSDIRKLFREINDIAAQIKAIDFRGISDQAKNAFSSLDNAVAQARIGDISADIRTLLASINAAASPQRLQSMARNVDGSIEASRRLMDKAAEELTRMDAVLAQFQAMLDANRPHVDTTMGALAGAALKTDAFMTQSQATMLQMQATIRDLEDRLSATAENLEQTSGNLNSLITSVKDQPAQLLFGEPKAPRATEE; from the coding sequence ATGGCTTCCGCTCGCGTCAATTTTTCCGTAGGCCTGTTCATGACCGCCGGGCTCGGCCTGGCCACCCTGGCCATCATCTGGCTGGGCATGACCTCCTTCCTGCGCAAGGGCGAACTCTACGTGACCTACTTCGACGAGTCCGTGCAGGGGCTGAACGTCGACTCGCCGGTCAAGTACCGCGGCGTGCCCGTGGGCCGCGTCCAGGCCATCCGCATCGCGCCGGACTACCACCTCATCGAGGTCGTCATCCAGGTGGACGACGATCACGCGGGTGACGAGAAGCGCTTCGCGGGCAGCGTCGCGGCCATCTCCAACGTCGGCATCACCGGCGCCATGTTCGTGGAGATCGACAAGCGCACGCCCCTGGACGGCCCGACGCCGGCCCTCGACTTCACTCCGGAACACCCGGTCATCGCCTCCAAGCCCTCGGACATCCGCAAGCTGTTCCGGGAGATCAACGACATCGCCGCCCAGATCAAGGCCATCGACTTCAGGGGGATCTCCGACCAGGCCAAAAACGCCTTCAGCTCCCTGGACAACGCCGTGGCCCAGGCCCGCATCGGCGACATTTCCGCGGACATCCGCACGCTCCTGGCCAGTATCAACGCCGCCGCCAGCCCGCAGCGCCTGCAGTCCATGGCCAGGAACGTGGACGGCAGCATCGAGGCCTCGCGCAGGCTCATGGACAAGGCCGCCGAGGAGCTGACGCGCATGGACGCCGTGCTGGCGCAGTTCCAGGCCATGCTCGACGCCAACCGGCCGCACGTCGACACGACCATGGGCGCCCTGGCCGGTGCGGCCCTCAAAACCGACGCCTTCATGACCCAGAGCCAGGCGACCATGCTGCAGATGCAGGCCACCATCCGCGACCTCGAAGACAGACTGTCCGCCACAGCCGAGAACCTGGAACAGACCTCGGGTAACCTGAACTCCCTCATCACGAGCGTGAAGGACCAGCCCGCTCAGCTCCTGTTCGGAGAACCCAAAGCCCCCCGGGCAACCGAGGAGTAG
- a CDS encoding ABC transporter ATP-binding protein: MSAPVITVRGLTMGFGDHVVMRDLNFDIHAGEVFVILGGSGCGKSTLLKHMVGLYRPMAGGISIAGMNMNPDDASYRRILARIGVMYQGGALFSSMTLGENVALPITEYSGLRGRAVDDLVRLKLRQVGLEGFEHHLPEELSGGMRKRAAIARALALNPEILFLDEPSAGLDPISSAGLDALILRLNRTLGTTFVVVTHELSSILTIASRVVMLDAASKSIIAEGDPHELKEKSAHPFVRQFFNRQPGMEG, from the coding sequence ATGAGCGCGCCCGTCATCACCGTACGAGGTCTGACCATGGGCTTCGGGGACCATGTCGTCATGCGCGACCTGAATTTCGACATCCACGCCGGCGAAGTCTTCGTCATCCTCGGCGGCAGCGGCTGCGGCAAGTCGACCCTGCTCAAGCACATGGTCGGACTGTACAGGCCCATGGCCGGAGGCATCAGCATCGCCGGCATGAACATGAACCCAGACGACGCATCCTACAGACGCATTCTGGCCCGCATCGGCGTCATGTACCAGGGAGGGGCGCTCTTTTCCTCCATGACCCTGGGCGAGAACGTGGCCCTGCCCATCACCGAGTACTCGGGCCTTCGGGGACGGGCCGTGGACGACCTGGTCCGCCTCAAGCTGCGCCAGGTCGGGCTGGAGGGCTTCGAGCATCATCTGCCCGAGGAACTCTCGGGCGGCATGAGGAAGCGGGCCGCCATCGCCCGCGCCCTGGCCCTGAACCCAGAGATCCTCTTCCTGGACGAGCCCTCGGCCGGCCTGGACCCCATCAGTTCGGCCGGACTCGACGCGCTCATTCTGCGCCTCAACCGGACCCTGGGCACGACCTTCGTGGTCGTGACCCACGAGCTGTCCTCCATCCTGACCATCGCCTCGCGGGTGGTCATGCTCGACGCGGCGTCGAAATCCATCATCGCTGAAGGCGACCCGCACGAACTCAAGGAAAAAAGCGCGCACCCCTTCGTGCGCCAATTCTTCAACCGCCAGCCCGGGATGGAGGGATAA
- a CDS encoding ABC transporter permease produces MKNTADLDISIGSDALSLTLRGALNLQSVPTILDRLANAPRPLPQRIRVDLGGVTRMDDCGALVIMELRRLADASGGKLEMERTPDHVRELLNFLRLDSPPEPGPVRRVRPDLLTRFGEKTMYVVDQTASHVAFVGETTTALASLLIHPGRLRLGDTISYMQRVGVDALPIVGLISFLLGLIMAFMSAVQLQQFGANIYVASLVALAMVRELGPIMTAIIVAGRSGSAFAAEIGTMKVSEEVDALITMGFKPAMFLVAPKVIASVLVVPLLTVFSNLFAIAGGLVIGVGTLNLTLNAYMTQTMSTLSIFDINWGLFKSVIFAVLISTVGCFKGYRVRGGAASVGQATTSAVVTSIFLVVLTDSILAVILRYWRP; encoded by the coding sequence ATGAAGAACACAGCCGACCTCGACATTTCCATCGGGTCCGACGCCCTGTCCCTGACGTTGCGGGGCGCGCTGAACCTGCAGTCCGTCCCGACAATCCTGGACCGGCTCGCGAACGCCCCCCGTCCCCTGCCGCAGCGCATACGCGTCGATCTGGGCGGGGTGACGCGCATGGACGACTGCGGCGCCCTGGTCATCATGGAGCTCAGGCGCCTGGCCGATGCGTCAGGCGGGAAGCTCGAAATGGAGCGCACCCCGGACCACGTCCGTGAACTCCTGAATTTCCTGCGCCTGGACTCCCCGCCCGAGCCCGGCCCCGTCCGCCGCGTCAGGCCGGACCTGCTGACACGCTTCGGCGAAAAGACCATGTATGTCGTCGACCAGACCGCCAGCCACGTCGCCTTCGTCGGCGAGACGACCACGGCCCTGGCCTCCCTCCTGATCCACCCCGGACGGCTGCGCCTCGGTGACACGATCTCCTACATGCAGCGCGTCGGGGTGGACGCCCTGCCCATCGTCGGCCTGATCAGCTTTCTGCTGGGGCTGATCATGGCCTTCATGTCCGCGGTGCAGCTGCAGCAGTTCGGGGCCAACATCTACGTAGCGTCCCTGGTGGCCCTGGCCATGGTCCGGGAGCTGGGCCCCATCATGACGGCCATCATCGTGGCCGGGCGTTCGGGCTCGGCCTTTGCCGCCGAAATCGGGACCATGAAGGTATCCGAGGAAGTCGACGCCCTGATCACCATGGGCTTCAAGCCGGCCATGTTCCTCGTGGCCCCCAAGGTCATCGCCTCGGTCCTGGTCGTGCCGCTGCTGACGGTTTTTTCCAACCTCTTCGCCATCGCCGGCGGCCTCGTCATCGGCGTGGGGACCCTGAACCTGACCCTGAACGCCTACATGACCCAGACCATGAGCACCCTGTCCATCTTCGACATCAACTGGGGGCTGTTCAAAAGCGTCATCTTCGCAGTGCTCATCTCCACGGTGGGCTGCTTCAAGGGCTACCGCGTGCGTGGCGGGGCGGCCAGCGTCGGCCAGGCCACGACCTCGGCCGTGGTCACAAGCATCTTCCTGGTCGTCCTGACGGACTCCATTCTGGCCGTCATCCTGAGGTACTGGCGGCCATGA
- a CDS encoding amidoligase family protein: MKQSAGFFRMPPQLGTSDGSSRRVGFELEFSGIFLDDAVAALEKSMGGRVTSRTAAEVRFQSEGLGVFQVELDWSFLKVKAARTGDEADWGGEWLELLSHAAALFVPVEVVCPPVPLADMAMLEPLLHALREAGAVGTEESLLAAYGLHINVEMPQLDAPTLYAYLKAFSLLQWWLVEAHDVDIARRVSPFVDLYPEAYIRLLCTEPEPTMDRIFADYLEHNPSRNRALDMLPLLAHIDEKRVRRSVSDMKVRARPALHYRLPDCLIDRPEWSLSDAWNIWCVVERLAGSGDDLRALSDAFLAAERPILGVSRGDWVEFVDRWLADRALA; the protein is encoded by the coding sequence ATGAAGCAGTCTGCAGGTTTTTTCCGCATGCCGCCGCAGCTCGGTACGAGCGACGGCAGTTCCCGGCGCGTGGGGTTTGAGCTGGAGTTTTCCGGCATTTTCCTGGATGACGCCGTCGCCGCCCTGGAGAAGTCCATGGGCGGGCGCGTCACGTCGAGGACGGCGGCGGAAGTGCGTTTTCAGTCCGAAGGCCTCGGCGTGTTCCAGGTCGAACTGGACTGGTCCTTCCTGAAGGTCAAGGCCGCCCGGACCGGCGACGAAGCGGACTGGGGCGGCGAATGGCTCGAACTCCTCAGCCATGCCGCGGCCCTTTTCGTGCCCGTCGAGGTGGTCTGCCCTCCGGTTCCGCTCGCGGACATGGCCATGCTGGAGCCTCTGCTGCACGCATTGCGTGAGGCCGGCGCCGTCGGCACCGAGGAGTCCCTCCTGGCGGCCTACGGGCTGCACATCAACGTCGAGATGCCGCAGCTGGACGCCCCGACGCTGTATGCCTACCTGAAAGCCTTCTCCCTGCTGCAGTGGTGGCTGGTCGAGGCCCACGACGTGGACATCGCACGGCGGGTCAGCCCCTTCGTCGACCTCTACCCCGAAGCGTACATCCGGCTGCTGTGCACGGAGCCGGAGCCGACCATGGACAGGATTTTCGCCGATTATCTCGAACACAACCCCAGCCGCAACCGCGCCCTGGACATGCTGCCCCTGCTGGCGCACATTGATGAAAAGCGCGTGCGCCGGAGCGTCAGCGACATGAAGGTCCGGGCCCGTCCGGCCCTCCATTACCGCCTGCCCGATTGTCTCATCGACCGCCCCGAGTGGTCTCTGTCCGATGCCTGGAACATCTGGTGCGTCGTGGAGCGCCTGGCTGGCAGCGGGGATGACCTCCGTGCGCTGTCCGATGCCTTCCTGGCCGCCGAAAGGCCCATCCTGGGCGTGAGCCGCGGCGACTGGGTCGAGTTCGTTGACCGATGGCTGGCAGACCGCGCGTTGGCGTGA
- a CDS encoding gamma-glutamyl-gamma-aminobutyrate hydrolase family protein, whose protein sequence is MAGRPRVGVTGNGRLWSPAWWCTRLALRLAGAAPVRISVRHRASVRSMDALVIGGGNDISPEHFGGDLSGKVKADPKRDLLEIECIRWALSHGVPLLGICRGAQLINVVLGGTLHQDIRHLRKRTSNRPGLLPTKRVRLDPDSLVAGVCGTDKLRVNSLHHQAVHRPGTGLTVVGWDRDEIVQAVECVGERPAIGVQWHPEYMLYLPSQFALFRWLVRSAKKA, encoded by the coding sequence ATGGCTGGCAGACCGCGCGTTGGCGTGACCGGCAACGGCCGGCTCTGGTCGCCGGCCTGGTGGTGCACCCGGCTGGCCCTGCGGCTGGCCGGGGCCGCGCCCGTACGCATCAGCGTGCGCCACAGGGCTAGCGTGCGCAGCATGGACGCTCTCGTCATCGGCGGCGGCAACGACATCAGCCCCGAGCACTTCGGCGGCGACCTGTCGGGCAAGGTCAAGGCCGACCCCAAGCGCGACCTGCTGGAGATCGAGTGCATCCGCTGGGCCCTGTCGCACGGGGTGCCGCTTTTGGGTATCTGCCGCGGGGCGCAGCTCATCAACGTGGTCCTGGGCGGCACGCTGCACCAGGACATCCGTCACCTGCGCAAGCGTACCTCCAACCGGCCGGGCCTCCTGCCGACCAAGCGGGTGCGCCTCGACCCCGACTCCCTGGTGGCAGGCGTCTGCGGCACAGACAAACTCAGGGTCAACAGCCTGCATCACCAGGCCGTGCACAGGCCCGGCACGGGACTGACCGTGGTGGGGTGGGACCGCGACGAGATCGTGCAGGCGGTGGAGTGCGTCGGGGAGCGTCCGGCCATCGGCGTGCAGTGGCACCCGGAGTACATGCTCTACCTCCCGTCGCAGTTCGCGCTCTTCCGCTGGCTGGTGCGCAGCGCAAAAAAGGCATGA
- the ybgF gene encoding tol-pal system protein YbgF, which produces MKSVLAFGAGVLVGVLLTFAAGMYVHPGQPGRAAAEKALAGLFAVMRAVPARMSAALDAVTAPKPVVLRRPVARVLRMTRTGVVLLHTILPDETKAAARPIPDERRQTASLPAPEAVPAAGPETPRGPEPAQSPVTPTSRAEGGTPPKAAVKAGPESVYAQALKAYEAGRHEEARQRFAAFLKAFPGHALAPNALYWTGETWYDQGRYDLATEAFARVLREHPRHAKSPDALLKMAYAAMRQGRHDAARAYLDQLDARYPDSGASRLGRQARGRLQGSGESGTMVAVHG; this is translated from the coding sequence ATGAAATCAGTGCTGGCCTTCGGGGCCGGAGTGCTTGTCGGCGTCCTGCTTACGTTCGCCGCCGGCATGTACGTGCATCCGGGCCAACCCGGCCGGGCTGCTGCGGAAAAGGCCCTTGCCGGGCTTTTCGCCGTGATGCGGGCCGTACCGGCGCGGATGTCCGCCGCCCTGGACGCAGTCACCGCCCCCAAACCGGTCGTCCTGCGCCGACCCGTCGCGCGTGTGCTGCGCATGACGCGCACCGGAGTCGTCCTGCTCCACACCATCCTGCCCGACGAAACGAAAGCGGCCGCAAGGCCGATCCCCGACGAGCGACGGCAAACGGCCTCCCTGCCGGCCCCTGAAGCCGTGCCTGCGGCAGGTCCTGAAACCCCGCGCGGCCCGGAACCGGCGCAGTCCCCTGTAACGCCGACGTCCCGAGCCGAAGGGGGCACGCCACCGAAGGCGGCCGTCAAGGCCGGTCCCGAAAGCGTGTACGCCCAGGCTCTCAAGGCCTACGAAGCGGGCCGGCACGAGGAGGCACGGCAGCGTTTCGCCGCCTTCCTGAAGGCTTTCCCCGGCCATGCCCTGGCGCCCAACGCCCTCTACTGGACGGGCGAGACGTGGTACGACCAGGGCCGTTACGACCTGGCCACGGAGGCCTTCGCTCGCGTGCTGCGGGAGCACCCCCGCCACGCCAAGAGTCCCGATGCGCTGCTGAAGATGGCCTACGCGGCCATGCGCCAGGGTCGCCACGACGCGGCCAGGGCGTATCTGGACCAGCTCGATGCGCGCTATCCCGATTCCGGCGCATCCCGGCTGGGGCGGCAGGCTCGGGGCAGGCTGCAGGGCAGCGGCGAGAGCGGCACCATGGTGGCGGTTCATGGATGA
- the dprA gene encoding DNA-processing protein DprA — translation MDEFSASLALRHTRGLGPRTWKRLLDAFGGAATAAEQWASWAGRGLTPARMQEEFGRGGWREKALAEERRARELGLSVIFYNDPAWPDLLREIPDPPLFLYHLGDLSLLARPCVAVVGSREASRYGLGMAETMAASLSRAGICVVSGFAHGIDRAAHVGALGGVGGTVAVLGTGPDLVYPASNRDLWDRVAAEGLIVSEFAPGTRPDGMNFPHRNRIVSGLSLGVLVVEAALGSGSLITAELALAQNRDVFALPGPANLKTYRGSHQLIRQGACLVQNGEDILRELQPRLRGLSLPDAPDTLSAEHAAPEIGRPEPDDPEHRVVHRLLRNGDPQHIDTLTRGTGWTADKVSATLLFMELQGLVKQLPGMYYALAT, via the coding sequence ATGGATGAGTTCTCCGCCAGTCTGGCACTGCGTCACACCCGCGGCCTGGGGCCGCGGACCTGGAAGCGCCTGCTGGACGCCTTCGGCGGCGCCGCGACTGCTGCCGAGCAGTGGGCGTCCTGGGCCGGGCGCGGGCTGACTCCGGCCCGCATGCAGGAGGAGTTCGGGCGCGGTGGCTGGCGAGAGAAGGCCCTGGCCGAGGAGCGCAGGGCCCGGGAACTCGGCCTGTCCGTCATCTTCTACAACGACCCTGCCTGGCCCGATCTCCTGCGCGAGATACCGGACCCTCCGCTTTTCCTGTACCATCTCGGCGACCTGAGCCTGCTGGCGCGGCCATGCGTGGCCGTGGTCGGCTCCCGCGAGGCGTCGCGCTACGGTCTGGGCATGGCCGAGACCATGGCCGCTTCCCTGAGCCGCGCCGGGATCTGCGTGGTTTCGGGCTTCGCCCACGGCATCGACCGGGCCGCCCACGTCGGGGCCCTCGGCGGCGTGGGCGGGACCGTCGCCGTGCTGGGCACGGGCCCGGATCTGGTCTACCCGGCGTCCAACCGCGACCTCTGGGACCGCGTCGCCGCCGAGGGCCTTATCGTCAGCGAATTCGCGCCGGGCACGCGGCCCGACGGCATGAATTTTCCCCACCGCAACCGCATCGTCAGCGGCCTCTCCCTGGGCGTCCTCGTGGTCGAGGCGGCCCTGGGCAGCGGCAGCCTCATCACGGCCGAACTGGCCCTGGCCCAGAACCGCGACGTCTTCGCCCTGCCCGGTCCGGCCAATCTCAAGACCTACCGGGGGAGCCACCAACTCATCCGGCAGGGCGCCTGCCTGGTGCAGAACGGCGAGGACATCCTGCGGGAACTGCAGCCGCGCCTGCGCGGTCTCTCCTTGCCTGACGCCCCCGACACCTTATCTGCTGAACATGCCGCGCCGGAGATCGGACGGCCCGAACCGGACGATCCCGAACACAGAGTGGTGCACCGCCTGCTCCGCAACGGCGACCCGCAGCACATCGACACCCTGACCCGCGGCACGGGCTGGACTGCGGACAAGGTCAGCGCCACGCTCCTCTTCATGGAATTGCAAGGCCTTGTGAAGCAGCTGCCGGGGATGTACTATGCCCTCGCAACCTGA
- a CDS encoding HDOD domain-containing protein — translation MDEDLRTKQKGEILAVKDLPTLPGVLEEVAVLVQDPNTSTDQISKAISRDQVLSAKVLKMVNSPIYGFPGRIGSIQHALVLLGFNVIKGIIISTSVFDVMNENMKGLWEHSLGCALASSAIARAIGCKDPEEYAVAGLLHDIGKVVAAVQLPDSRAAIDALVREKDLSYRKAEAEVLGFAHDRINLWLCTYWNLPPNLKEGLSYHHRPMSASLYPKVAQVVHVADFLARLHGVGSGGDDQVSVLDEGVLEALEITPEILYRIMDDLERDFMDLI, via the coding sequence ATGGACGAAGATCTGCGTACGAAGCAAAAGGGCGAGATCCTGGCCGTCAAGGACCTGCCCACCCTGCCCGGTGTTCTGGAGGAGGTCGCCGTCCTGGTGCAGGATCCCAACACCTCCACGGACCAGATCAGCAAGGCCATCTCCAGGGACCAGGTCCTGTCGGCCAAGGTCCTGAAGATGGTCAACTCGCCCATCTACGGCTTCCCCGGACGCATCGGCTCTATCCAGCACGCCCTGGTGCTCCTGGGGTTCAACGTCATCAAGGGCATCATCATCTCCACCTCCGTGTTCGACGTCATGAACGAGAACATGAAGGGCCTGTGGGAGCACAGCCTGGGCTGTGCCCTGGCCAGTTCCGCCATCGCCCGGGCCATCGGCTGCAAGGACCCGGAGGAGTATGCCGTGGCCGGCCTGCTGCACGATATCGGCAAGGTCGTGGCCGCCGTGCAGCTGCCGGACAGCCGCGCGGCCATCGACGCCCTGGTCCGCGAGAAGGACCTGTCCTACCGCAAGGCCGAGGCCGAGGTCCTGGGCTTCGCCCACGACCGCATCAACCTCTGGCTCTGCACCTACTGGAACCTGCCGCCCAACCTGAAGGAAGGACTGTCCTACCATCACCGCCCCATGTCGGCCTCCCTCTACCCGAAGGTGGCGCAGGTCGTGCACGTGGCCGACTTCCTGGCCCGGCTCCACGGCGTGGGCAGCGGTGGCGACGATCAGGTCAGCGTCCTGGACGAGGGGGTGCTGGAGGCCCTGGAGATCACCCCCGAGATCCTGTACCGGATCATGGACGATCTGGAGCGCGATTTCATGGACCTGATCTAG
- a CDS encoding GGDEF domain-containing response regulator, with product MKDGKHFFLVTADPKLEGSLRALWPEEEVKWTCFGRGTSALEFLFSEPPDLLVVDEQLPDLAGADLVRLIKGENVYRQLPVVLCLAGEDVAETLDFSTLEIDDFLIKPLSAATAKARLVLAYHRSTRELDASPLTKLPGNTSIIHKIQDLIDRQEDFALAYIDLDHFKSFNDKYGFSRGDEVLLMTARVIVNSIRGFMGANTFVGHVGGDDFVFIVPPDKAESACRQVIDNFDSIVPHFYDQEDRARGAIHSLDRRGHEQVFPIMAISIAVVFNRGGRLKHFGEASQIAMNLKKEAKKNPGSCYVMDKRSGS from the coding sequence ATGAAGGACGGCAAGCATTTCTTCCTGGTCACGGCCGACCCCAAACTCGAAGGGAGCCTGCGGGCCCTGTGGCCCGAGGAGGAGGTCAAGTGGACCTGCTTCGGCCGGGGAACGTCGGCCCTGGAGTTCCTTTTTTCGGAACCGCCGGACCTGCTGGTCGTGGACGAGCAGTTGCCCGACCTGGCCGGGGCCGATCTGGTCCGGCTCATCAAGGGCGAGAACGTCTACCGCCAGCTGCCCGTGGTCCTCTGTCTGGCGGGCGAGGATGTGGCCGAAACCCTGGATTTCAGCACCCTCGAGATCGACGATTTCCTGATCAAGCCCCTTTCTGCGGCCACGGCCAAGGCCCGCCTCGTCCTGGCCTACCACCGCTCCACCCGAGAGCTGGACGCCAGCCCCCTGACCAAGCTGCCGGGCAACACGTCCATCATCCACAAGATCCAGGACCTCATCGATCGGCAGGAGGACTTCGCCCTGGCCTACATCGACCTGGACCACTTCAAGTCCTTCAACGACAAGTACGGCTTCTCGCGCGGGGACGAGGTGCTGCTGATGACGGCCCGGGTCATCGTCAATTCCATCCGGGGCTTCATGGGCGCGAACACCTTCGTCGGGCACGTGGGCGGCGACGACTTCGTCTTCATCGTGCCGCCCGACAAGGCCGAGAGCGCCTGCCGTCAGGTCATCGACAACTTCGACTCCATCGTGCCCCATTTCTACGACCAGGAGGACCGCGCCCGCGGGGCCATCCATTCCCTGGACCGGCGGGGCCACGAGCAGGTCTTCCCCATCATGGCCATCTCCATCGCCGTGGTCTTCAACCGTGGCGGCCGTCTCAAGCATTTCGGCGAGGCGTCCCAGATCGCCATGAACCTGAAGAAGGAAGCCAAGAAAAATCCGGGGAGCTGCTATGTCATGGACAAACGGTCCGGCTCCTGA